The genomic DNA ATCCAGCGCTGGAAGTCCAGCGGGTCGCTGGCGAACTTCTGGTTGGGCATGAACCACTGGAACATCCCAAACAACGTCAGCGGAGTGTACGGAATGTGGTAATGACCGAAGGCATCGAAGCCGCGCGACGTCGCCTGCCCGTTGTTCAGGATCGCCTGCCACGCCGCTGTCTGCGGTCCGAACGTATTAACCAACGGGTAGCACGGTGTGGCTGTGCTACAGGTGTTACCGGCGAACGTTCCCGAGGTGATCGCTTTGCCGGTGGGGAAGCCGAAGGCGTCGGCCGGCCCGCTGCCCGACCATAGATTGGACGCTCCAAAGGCGTTGTAACCGTAGTCGAACTCTCCGGCTATGCCCCACTGATCGGTGTAGTAGTGCAGCAGCGCCGCCACGCGCTCGATATGCGCGTTGCCGCCCTTGAGCGCGGCCGGCAAATCGACCGTGTCCGGAGCGGTGTTGCCATAGCCGTAATTGAAGAAGCCGGTGATGCCGAGCCCGTCGAAGCGCCATAGCGCGCCGAATGGATAGGCAGACAGCCGCGCCATGAACTGTTTGGTATCGGTCTGCTCGAAGGCGTGAAAGCTGGCGTTGGTGTATGCGCCGATATCATAGTCGAGGTACATCCGTTCGTCGCCGAACGGCTTGACCGGCCCCTGCATCGAGACGCCGACCTGGGTCGAAGACAGGCTGAGGTAGTTCCACGGCGTCAGGTTGACGTAGCGGAAGCCGTAGAGGTCCTCCTCCCAGGCAACCAGTGGGTTAGCTATCTCGCCGATCGAAACCGTGCCGCCTTTGAGCGCCGGCACATCGTTCCACAGCCCGTTGTAGGTGAGGCTCGCGTACTTCATGCGCACGCCGAGGTTGCCGTCCAGGTTGCTGCCGAACCCGGTGACCTGGCCGATCTTGTCGTTGGCCGAGCCGATGGTCTTGTACATGTTGGGTGTCAGACGCAGCGTCCAGTCCTTGGTCGGGAAGAAGAAGAAGTTGAGATAGGTGCGCGTGAGGTCGAACGAATTGTAGTTGTTGTTACCCGGTCCGGGATTGGTCAGCTGGGTCATCTCCTGCGGCTGAAATCCAGTGTTGTTGTAGAAGCGGTAATCGCCGTACACCAGTGCGCCGACCCGGAACTTGTCTTGAAAGTTGTCCAGATAACTTTTCCACGCCGGTTCCATCTTGTTGACCTGCTGCGCAAGCGCGGCGTTCTGCTCGGCTAGCTGCGCTGAGGTCTGTTGGACCTGCGTCTGGATCTGCTCGCGGGTCTTGGCCTCGACCTTCTGTTCGACCTGCTGCGCGATCGCGCTGGCGTCGGTCGTGCTCAACACAAGCGGCGTACGCCCCTTGCCCGGGCGAACGAAGACTTGGCCGGTGCGTTGATCGACCCATAGCTTTACCGTAGCCGACCACGCGGTGGCGGCGTCCTCGGCTGCCGCGTGGCGCGCTGGGATCGCTGCGACGACAAGCGCCGCGATCGCTATTGAAACAATACTAATTAGCCACTTACGTGTCATTGCTCCTCTCCTGAATTGGCCGCCTGAGCCGGCCGGGCAACTCCCCGGATACACAGCGTGCTGGCTGCGCCGGGATCTTCCGCCGCCATCGAGCGTGGCGGCCCCCCTCTTTGGCGACATTCTCAACGCGTCGTGTTCGCGGTCGGCGCCTGGGCGCGCTCCTCGCGTGCGCGGGCGAGTTCAAAGCTGGTGTAAACCTTGCCGTCGGAACAGACGAAACGCGCCGGCGACGAGATCGCGACGATCCCGCAGTCCTGCACCCGGATGCTCGGCGGCACCTTCACGCCTTCCTCTTTCTTCGTCAGCCGCATCCCGGTGGTATGCACAAATGGCGGCGCCCCCTCCTGCGCGGAAGGTTTGGCGGACGCCACGACCGGCGGCGGACCCCATCCCGCGGTCGAGCATCCGCCGACGCAGAGGCCGGCAACCGCTCCGACCAACAATCCCAATCCGATCTGATAAAGCGTCTTTGTCCTCATAGTTCGACTCCTGTCGAGACTGTGTATTGGGCCGCGCCGCCTATTTGGACGCGACCTCGAGTTTCTCGAGTTGCGCCTGCTCGAGTGTGACTACTTCAGGGGGGAGCGGCGCATAGTTCATCGCGGAGGCGTAACGCTGCCCCTGTTCAAGCATCCAGCTCAGGAACTTCTTTATCGCCGCGCCTTTCTTCGCATCCTCCTGACGAGCGTAAACGATCATCCAGGTAAATGAGGAAATCGGGTATGCGTCGTGGCCTGGCGCATTGACGATTGATACCCGGAAGTCCGACGGCATGTTGGATGCCGCACCCGCCGCCGCGGCGGTGACGCTCTTGAGACTCGGCATTATCCAGACGCCGTCGCGATTTTGGACCTCAGCCACCGGCTGATGGATTTGAAGCGCGTAGATCAGCGTTACGTAGCCAATCGAATATGGCGTCTGTGTGACCAGCGCGGTGACCCCCTCGTTGCCCTTGCCGCCGAGCCCGGTCGGCCACTTGAGCGCGGTTGAGGTGCCGACCTTGCTCGCCCACTCTGGGCTAATCTTGCTCAAATAGTCAGCGAAGATGTAGGTATCGCCACTGCCGTCGGACCGGTGCACGACCGTTATTGGCTTGGCGGGCAGCGTCATGCCCGGATTGAGTTGAGCAACCGCCGGGTCGCTCCACTGGGTAATCTTTCCCAGATAGATGTCGGCGATGACCGGGCCAGTAAGCCGCAGCGTGCCCTTCAACCCGGGTAAGTTATACGCAATCGACACCGCGCCGAGGACGGTCGGGAAGTGGAGCACCGGCGCGGGTGCGCGCTTGATCTGTTCCGCGGTCAGCGGCGCATCACTCGCCCCGATGTCGACGGTGCGGTTGAGCAGCATATTAATTCCGCCGCCCGAACCGATCGACTGGTAGTTGAAACGGACGGAGGGGTCGACCTTGGTGTAGGCATCGAACCACTTGGAGTAGATCGGGTAGCCGAAGGTCGAACCCGCGCCGTTGATCAGCAGCTGACTGCGTGCGGGTGTGCACCCGAGCAGGGTCAAGCCGACCGCCATCCCCACAGACAGTAGTGTTTGTCTCATTGCCTTCCTCGTTTATGGGCGCACGAACAGCAGCCCGCATAGGGAGTACAGCGTGCGCCGGATGGATTTGAAGCGCGCGCGTTACGCGCCGGTTACATCAGAATTATGCGCGATTGAATTCCTCAATCGAGGAAAATCGACCAATCTCCACCGGACGGTCACTCTTAAATCCGCGTGTCGCACGTCTCGCCCGTGCACTTGCACGCCGGCGCTCGCTCGTGAGAATTTCAATTCACGGCCCGACCGATAGGCGCCGCGCCGCACATTGCGGCCCAAAGTTCGAGGAAGCGATCCGCGATGAGTAAGGCGCTCGACGGCATCAACCTGGTTGAATTCAGCTCCAACCTCGGCGCCGCGTACGCCGCGATGTTGCTGGCCGAACAGGGAGCGCGTGCGCTGCGCGTCGAGCCGCCCGGCGGCGCGCCGTGCCGCGGCACGCCGCATTTCCACGTGCTTAATCGCAGCAAACGGGCGTTGTTTCTCGATCTCGACTCGTCTCAGGGGCGTGCGCGCGTCGAGCGGCTGCTGCGATGGGCGGACATTGCGGTGCTTGGAGATCCGCTGGCGCGAGTTCGCGCGCGTGGGCTCGATTACGCGGCGCTTTGCCGAATTAATCCCCGACTGGTGGTGCTGCACCTGCCGCCGCTTGGCAGCCGTGGTCCGCTTGCAGACTTCGACGCTGGCGACGAGCTGGTGTCAGCGCTCGGCGGCGTCTACGGCAGCCAGTGGGCGGCCAGTGGAAACCCGGTCGCGCTGCATTTTCCCGCCGCCAGCTACTCGGCGGGTGTGCTGGGTGCTGCCGCGGCGGCCGCGGCGCTGCACGCGTGCGAAAGCGGCGGCCAGGGCCAGCTGGTCGAGGTTTCGCTGCTGGCGGGCGCGTTGTCGCTCCAGACCGGCGGGGTCATGCGCCACGAGAAGATGACCCGCATGCACGAGGGGCCCGCCGATCCGCTGGGCCCAATCCCCTGCTACCGGCTGTTCCGAGCCGCTGACGGCGAATACCTCTTCATCGCGTGCGGCAATGCGACCTTCTTCAACAAGCTTGCGCTCGCGCTCGATCGGCCTGAAATGGTCGCCGACCCGCGCTTTGAGGGGGCGCCGTGGGGCGTCGCGCCGCCCCATCGCCAGACGCTCAAGGATCTGATCCAGAAGCATATCGCGACGCGCCCGCGCGCGGAGTGGTTGCGCATCCTGCGCCAGAACGACATTCCGTGCGCGCCCGTGCTGATGCGCTCTGAGTTTATCGGCGACCCGCAGGTGCGCGCGCTCGCGATGCGCCGCGAGATCGATGATCCGACGCTTGGCAAAACCTTTCAGATCGGCATTCCGGTTACGCTCAATGACACGCCCGGCGAGATCGCCGGCTCCGCCCCCGCGCTGCGCGACGATCCGGTCGTCGAAGCATGGCTCGCTGCGACGCCTGCACGGCAGTCATCGCTGGCTGGCGCAACCGCCAGGGCGGCCGGCGCGCATTCGTTCGCCCGGGGGCCGCTCGACGGCGTGCTGGTGCTCGACTTTTGTAGCTACATCGCGGGTTCCTACGGCCCGATGATTCTGAGCCAGATGGGCGCCGAGGTTATCAAGATCGAAAGCCTCGAGGGCGACGCGTTTCGCCACTTCGGCTTCGGTTTCCTGGGATGGAACCAGGGCAAGCGCGCACTCGCGCTCGACCTCGCCTCGGCGGAGGGGCGCGAGATCGTGCACGGCCTGGTGCGCCGTGCGGGTATCGTGGTCGAAAACCTGCGGCCGGGGCGGATGCGCCGATTCGGAATGGATTACGAGGCGCTGGCCGCGCTCAACCCGCGCCTCATCTTCATGTCGGTCAACGGCTTCGGCAACCACGGCCCCGAGCACAACCAGCCCGGCTTCGATCCGCTGTTGCAAGCGCGCTCGGGCGTGATGGCGGCCGAGGGCGGACACGGCCATCCGCCGCTCTACCTGACCTGCGCGATCTGCGACTACGGCGCGGCGATGCTGTCGGCGTTCGGATGCGTACTGGCGCTGCGCGCGCGCGAGCGCACCGGGCGCGGGCAGTTCTGCGAGACCTCGCTGTTGCAATCGTCGATGGCGTTCCAGGCGGGCGAGTTCATCTTTTATGACGGCCGGCCCGACCTCGAGAACAGCCGCCCCGAATCGCGTGGCCGCTCGGCGCTTTGCCGCGCCTACCAGTGCCGCGACGATGGATGGTTGTTCGTTGACGCGAAGGCTCCGGCGCATTGGGACGCGCTGTGCCAGATATGCGGAATCAGCGCCGCCGCCTCCTTTGCCGCGGCGGCGGCAGAGCCTGAGGACGGCACGGTCGCGTCGGCGCTGGCCGAGGCCTTCGCGCGGATGGAGCGCGCCGCCGCGCTCGATGCGTTGGGCAGAGCGGGCGTCCCCGCAATCAGCGTGCATCGCTACGGCGATCTGTTCGACGACCCGCAGGTCCGCGCGAACGATCTCCTCGCCGAGCTACATCACTCGCAGTGGGGCGCGGTCGTACAGACCGGACTGCTCGCGAAGTTCTCGGCGACGCCGGGCCGCGTTGAGCGCGCCGCGCCGCTGCTCGGCGAGCATACTGACGAGATTCTCGCCCGCTACCTCGGCTACGACCGCGAGCGCATCGCCGACCTGCGCCGGCGCCGGATTGTCAAATAGCGGCCCGGCGCGCCGCTCACCCCCGGGGCGGCAATTGCGCTAGGGTACCCCGAGACGGACCGAGAGGCCGTACAATGCGGCTGCGCCCGCGCCCGGCGTGGCGATCCCGGTCCACACGAGGTGCGCGATGGCCAACAAGGAGCTGCTCGAATTCGACGTTGCCGCGCTGGCGCCGAAACTGCGCGCCAAGGAGATTTCGCCGGTCGAGCTGACGCAGGCCTACCTCGATCGGATCGAGGAGGTCGAGGAGCGCGTGCTTTCCTACATCACGGTGACGGCCGACGCCGCGCGCGAGATGGCGCGCAAGGCCGAGGCGGAGATTGCGGCCGGGCGCTGGCGCGGTCCCTTCCACGGCGTGCCGATCGGGCTCAAGGACCTCTGCTACACCCGCAGCATTCTGACCACGGGTGGCTCGAAGATCCTCGCCGACTTCGTGCCTGGCTACGACTGCACGGTATGGTCGCGGTTGGCGCAGGCCGGCGCGGTGCTGCTCGGCAAGCTCAACCTGCACGAGTTCGCCTACGGCGCGACCTCCAACAATCCGCACTGGGGCGCCGTTCATAACCCCTACCATCTCGACCACATCCCGGGCGGATCGAGCGGCGGTTCCGCCGCCGCGATCGTCGCGCGCACCGCCGCCGCAACGATCGGCACCGATACTGGCGGCTCGATCCGGATCCCGGCGGCGTGCTGCGGATGCGTCGGGCTCAAACAAACCTGGGGCCGGGTCAGCCGCTGGGGCGTGATGCCGCTTGCCGACACGCTCGACCATACCGGGCCGATCACGCGCAGCGTGCGCGACGCCGCGCTGATGCTCAACGTAATCGCCGGCCACGATCCCAACGACGCGACCTCGAGCTGCGAGCCGGTGCCCGACTACACCGGCCGCCTCGGCGGTGACCTTAAAGGGGTGCGCGTCGGTGTGATCCGCGAGCTCAACTCCGGTCTCTCCGACGACGTCGCGCGCGTGTTCGGCGCGGCGCAAAGGCAGCTCGAGGAGCTCGGCGCGACGGTCGAGGAAGTCTCGGTGCCGGCGCTGGCCGAAGGCGCGATGGTCACGATGGTGGTGCTGATGGCCGAGGCGCTGGAGTTCCACGAGCAGTGGATCCGCGAGCGCTCGGCCGACTACGGCGCCGATGTGCGCTCGCTGCTCGAGATTTCGATGACGATCACGGCGGCCAACTACGTCCGCGCCCAGCGCGAGCGCAACCTGATGCTGGCCGACACGATGCGCGCGCTCGAGGGCCGGGCGGCGCTGCTCGCGCCGACGCTTGCGGCCACGGCACCGCGGATCGACGACGCGCAGTACGACGTGATCTCCAACATGGTGCGCTTCACCGGCCCGTTCAACGCCACCGGCCAGCCGGTGGTCGCGATTCCCATCGGGCTTTCGCGCGACGCGATGCCGTTGTCGATGCAGATAATCGGCAGGCCGTTCGACGAGGTAACGGTATTGCAGGTGGCCGACGCGTACGAACGCGCGCGCGGCCCGCTGGCGGCGCCCAAGCTGTAAGGCGATAAGGCAACGCCGGCGCGGAGGCGATCACGATGGCAAAGAGTCTCGGAATTTCGCTCGCCCCTTTCTCCGGAATCCCATATCCGGACCTGACCCGGCTCGCGTGCGAAGCCGAGGACACCGGATTCAGCGGCGTCTTTATCCCGGAAGCCGCCAACGACGGCCTGATGTGCTGCTATGCGATCGCGCGCGCGACCAGCCGGATCACGATCGCCACCTGGATCGTCAACATCTACTTCCGTGAGCCGGCGCTGTGCGCGGCGGCGAGTGAGATGGTGCAGACCGAGTCCGGTGGACGTTTCATCCTGGGCCTCGGCGTCAGCCATCGCCCGGCGATGGAGTCGCTGGGCATCCAGATGGGCAACGCGCGCGACCGGCTGCGCGCCTACACCGCGTTTCTGCGCAAGGCGCTCGCCGGCGAGCCGGTCGGCGCGTTCGGCCGCGCCTACCGCAAGCCGGCCAAGCCGGTGCCGATCTACTTTGCCGCGCTCGCGCTGGAGACCGCGCGGCTGGGCGGCGAGATTGCCGACGGCCTGATGCTCTACCTGGCCTCGCCCGAGCGGATGCGCGCGTCGGCCGCAGTCGCGCACGCCGCCGCGCGTGCGGCCGGACGCCAGCCGTCCGACGTCGCGATTACGATGGGCGTGCCGGCGTTTATCGACGACGATCGCGTCCGCGCGCTCGACGCGGCCCGCCGCGCGCTTTCCTTCTACGCCTCGCTGCCGTTCTACAACCGGCTGCTTGCGCGCAGCGGCTTCGCGGCCGAGGCGGCGCGCGTGATGGAGGCGGCGAAGCGGCGCGACGCCTCCGCGATGGCGGCGGCGCTGACGGACAAGATGGCCGACACGGTCGCGTTGATCGGGCCGCCCGCGCGATGTGTGGAGCGGCTCGCCGAGTATCGCGCTGCGGGCGCCGAGCTGCCGATCATCGTTCCCAACCAGGTCGGCGACGACTACCTGACCACCGTGCGCAAGGCGCTAAAAGTCTTCACGGCAACACTCTGAGTGGGTAACACGGAGGAAATGACGATGGCACGGCTGACACCCGAGACGGTCAAGGCGATGGCGAAGGAGCTGTACGGCTACGAGATGTCGGACGAGAGCGCAGGCGCGGTCGCCAACGCGGCGGGTGCGATGGTGACCAACGCGCGGCGGCTCGGCAATCTCGACCTCGCCGGCGTGCAGCCGCCCTTCGGCTATCCGATCCTGCTGGCCGAGGCCGAACGCATCCGCAAGCGCGGCTGAGCGATGTCGCACGACGAGCTGCTGAGTTTCGACGTTGCGGCGCTCGGCGAGGCGATCCGCGCCCGGCGGATCTCGCCGGTCGAGCTGACCGAGGCGTATCTCGGCCGGATCGAGCTGCTCGACAAGCGCGTCAACGCCTACATCACGGTCACCGCCGAGCGCGCCCGCGCCGACGCCGCGCGCGCCGAGGCCGAGGTTGCGGCGGGCAACTGGCGCGGGCCGTTTCACGGCGTGCCGGTCGCGCTCAAGGACCTCTGCTACACACGCGGAATTCGCACCAGCGCGGGCGCGAAGATTCTTGCCGACTTTGTTCCCGAGTACGACTCGACGGTGTGGGCGCGGCTTGCGGCCGCGGGCGCGGTCCTGCTCGGCAAACTCAACATGCACGAGTTCGCCAACGGCGCGAGCTCAACCAACCCGCACTTCGGCGCGGTGCGCAATCCCTACAACCTCGACCATATCCCCGGCGGATCGAGCGGCGGCTGCGGTACGGCGATCGTTGCACGCACCGCGGCGGCGACGATCGGCACCGACACCGGCGGCTCGATCCGGATTCCGGCGGCGTTTTGTGGATGCGTCGGCCTCAAGCAGACGTGGGGCCGGGTCAGCCGCTACGGGGTGATTCCGCTGAGCGACACGCTCGACCACGCCGGGCCGATCGCACGCACGGTGCGCGACGCCGCGCTGATGCTCAACGTGATCGCCGGCCACGACCCCAACGACGCGACCTCCAGCCGCGAGCCGGTGCCCGATTACACAAGCCGCCTTGAGGCGGGCGTGCGCGGGATGCGTCTGGGCGTGATCACGGAATTGACCGTCGGCACATCGGACGAGGTGCTCGATTCGTTCCGCGCCGCATTAAAGGTGCTTGAATCACTCGGCGCCGCGCTCGAGGAGGTTTCGATTCCGGCGATCGAGTCGGGGATCGCGCTTGCCACCGCGATCATGTCGCCCGAGGCGTTCGACTTCCATCGCCGATGGTTCCCCGAGCGCGCGGACGACTACGGCGCCGACGTGCGGCGCACGATGGAGACCGCGGGGGTGATGCCGGCGACCGGTTATATCCGGGCGCAGCGGATGCGCGCGGGGTTGCTCGCCCGCGTGCTCGAAGCGATGGAAGGGCGGGCGGCGCTGCTCGCGCCGACCGCAGGAATCGAGCCTCCGCTAGTCAGTAACCTCGGACGCGTGCTGGCGACGCCGGGTGGAGGAACGGTGAACCTCGTGTCCGCAGTGCTGCGCTTCACCGCGCCGTTCAACGTCACCGGCCAGCCCACGCTCGCGATTCCGACGGGGCTCTCGCGCGCCGGGCTGCCGCTCTCGATGCAGGTCGTCGGGCGACCGTTCGACGAGTTGACTGTGCTCCAGGTCGGTGCGGCCTACGAACGCGCCCGCGTGCCGCTCCCGCCGCCGGCGCTCTAGCCGCGCCGGGAGGCCGCACGGGCTATCTGGATCCGCGAATTCCTCAGGCCTCGTCCTCGCCGTCGCCGTTTGAGGTCGCGCCGTTGCTTTCGTCCTCTTCGCGTTCGGCGAGTCCGGCAACCGCGCGCACGCGCTCGCCAGCATCGAGCTTGACCAGCCGCACGCCCTGCGCGTTGCGCCCGGTGATCCGCACGGTGCCGACGTCGAGCCGGATCACCTTGCCGCCGTCGGTGATCAGTACCACCTGGTCGTCCGAGCCAACCTGGCGCACGCTTACCACCTTGCCGGTCTTGTCGGTGACGTTCATCGTGATCACGCCCTTGCCGCCGCGATGGGTGAGCCGGTACTCGGAGGCGGCGGTGCGTTTGCCGAAGCCCAGTTCGGAGACGGTGAGCAGGGTTTCGTCTTCGCGCACGGTCGCGATCGAGACGACCTCGTCGTTGACCAGGGTGACGTTCTTGCCCTCGCGCACGCTGTACGACTCGAGCTCCATCCCGGCCACGCCGTAGGTCGCGCGGCCCATCGCGCGCACCTCGTCCTCCTTGAAGCGGATCGCCTGGCCCTCGCGGGTCGAGAGCACGATCTGCTGGTTGCCGTCGGTGATGCGCACGCCGACCAGCTCGTCGCCCTTTTCGAGGTTGATCGCGATGATCCCGCTCGAGCGCACGTTGTCGTACTCGGACAGCGCGGTCTTTTTCACCATCCCGCGCCGCGTGGCGAAGAACAGGTACTTGCCCTCGGTGTCCTTGGGTACCGGAATGAAGGCCTCGAGCCGCTCGTTGTCCGCGAGGCTCAGAAGATTGGCGATCGAGCGTCCCTTGGCCGCGCGTCCGCCCTCGGGCACCTCGTAGGCCTTGAGTTCATACACCTTGCCCGCGCTGGTGAAGAACATCAGGCGGTCGTGGGTGCCGACTGGCACCAGGTGCTCGACGAAGTCGGCCTCGCCGGTGGCCGCGCCGATCTTGCCGCGTCCGCCGCGTCGCTGGGTGCGGTAGAGCGACAGCGGGGTGCGCTTGATGTAGCCGCCATGGGTGACGGTGACCAGCACATCCTCGTCGACGATCAGGTCCTCGACCGAGAAGTCGCCCTCGGCCTCCACGATCTGGGTGCGGCGCGCATCGCCGAACTCCTTTTTGATCTCCTCGATCTCGGAAGCCATCAGCTTGTTCATCTCGCGCTCGTCGCTGAGCAACTTGCGCAGGCGCGCGATGGTCTCCTCGACCTCCTTGTGCTCGGCCTGGATCTTGTCGCGCTCCAGCGAGGTCAGCCGGCGCAGGGTGAGGTCGAGGATCGCCTGGGCCTGGAGCTGGGTCAGCCCGAAGCGGGTCATCAGCCCCGTGCGCGCCGTCTCGGCGTCCTTGGAGGAGCGGATGAGCTTGATCACCTCGTCGAGGTTGCGCAGGGCGATGAGCAGGCCTTCGAGAATGTGCAGCCGCGCCTCGGCCTGGCGCAGATCGAATTGCGCGCGGCGGGTGAGCACGTGGCGGCGATGGTTGAGGAACTCGCCCAGCATCTCGAGCAGGCTGAGCTCCTTGGGCCGCCCCTCGTGGATCGCCAGCATGATGAGCCCGTAGCTCTGCTGCATCTGGGTCATCTTGTAGAGCTGGTTGAGCACGATCCTGGGCTCGGCGTCGCGCTTGAGCTCGATCACGATGCGCATGCCGTCGCGGTCGGACTCGTCGCGCAGGTCGCTTACGCCGTCGATGCGGCGGTCGTTGACGAGCTCGGCAATGCGCTCGATGAGCCGGGTCTTGTTCACCTGGTAGGGAATCTCACGCACGATGATCGAGGCGCGCCCGGTGCGCTTGTCGGTCTCGATCACCGCCAGCGCGCGCATCACCAGCGAGCCGCGACCGCTGAGATAGGCCTGGCGGATCGCCTGGCGCCCGAGCAGCAGGCCGCCGGTAGGAAAGTCGGGGCCGGGGATGATGTCGAGCACCTGCTCGAGCGTCATCGCAGGGTTCTCGATCAGCTTGAGCAGCGCCGCGCAAACCTCGGTCAGGTTGTGCGGCGGAATATTGGTCGCCATCCCAACCGCGATCCCGTCGGCGCCGTTGATCAGCAGGTTGGGAATCTGCGCGGGCAGGACCTCTGGCTCCTGCTGCGAGCCGTCGAAGTTATCGACGAAATCGACCGTTTCCTTGTCGATGTCGGCGAGCATCCGCTCGGCCAGCCGGGTCAGCCGGCACTCGGTGTAGCGATAGGCGGCGGGCGGGTCGCCGTCGATCGAGCCGAAGTTGCCCTGGCCGTCAATCAGCGGGTAGCGCATGCTGAAGGGCTGCGCCATCCGCACCAGCGCATCGTACACCGCCATGTCGCCGTGCGGATGGTAGCGCTTGAGCACCTCGCCGACGACGCCGGCGCACTTGGAGTAGCGGCGCGTGCTGAGCAGCCCCTCGCGGAACATTGCGTAGAGGATGCGGCGATGGACCGGCTTGAGCCCGTCTCGCAGGTCGGGGAGCGCACGCCCGATATTCACCGACATCGCGTAGTCCAGATAGGACTGCCGCATGTCATCTTCGATGTTCAGTCGTGCCGGTTCGTTGCGAGGGGGTTCCTGACCGTTTGGGGTGCCTGCCATTGCCTTTTATTTTCCGATTTCAGCTTATTTGGATTTCGCTCCCTACAAGACTGAGGCGAACGACCTAACCGTCCGACCCGTTCGCGGGGGAGCGGTTGGGGGTCAGGTCGCACGCCATCCAAGATTTTCCCTTGGACGGGGAGAGGAGACAGAGTTGGCGGTCAAATGTCGAGGTTGCGGACGTTGAGCGCGTTCTCCTCGATGAACTGGCGGCGCGGCTCGACCTGATCGCCCATCAGCTTCTGGAACATCTCCTCGGCCTCTTCCTGCGAGCCGATCTGCACACGCAGCATCGTGCGCGTCTCCGGATTAATCGTGGTTTCCCACAACTGCTCCGGATTCATCTCACCCAGCCCCTTGTAGCGCTGGATTTCGACCCCCTTCTGGCCCGCCTGGAGAACCGCGTCGGCCACCGCCTTGAGCGAATCGACCGTGCGCTCCTCATCCCCGCTCCTGAGCTTGTAAGGCGGCTGGGTGGCTTCGAGATCGGCGTTGAGGCGGCGAATCTCGCGCAGCTCGCCCGAGCGCATCAGCGCGACGTCGATCACGGTGGGCGCGGTAGCGCCGTTCTTTGCATGGCTCAGGATCGCCTTGAAGTTGCCGTCGTGGTCGGGCTCGACGCGGTGAATCAGGTTTAGCGCCCTGAGCTCGGCGACGATCGCCCGCGCGAGCTTGTCGAGCTGATCACGGTCGCGGAAGACGTCGTCGCCGGCGCGCTTGTCGGCGGCAAGCCGCGCGAGCGCTTCGACCACCGCGCGCTCCTTGGAGCGGCGCGCGAGCCCTTCGTACATCCGCTCGCGCGCGAGCGCTTTGCGCACCAGCGTCTTGAGCGGCGCGCCGCGCAGCTCGCGCGCCTCCTTGCCCTTGCCGGTCTGGAGCGTGAGCGCCTCGGCGCCGAGGTCGGTCAGATAGTCCTCGAGCGCGGCCTCGTCCTTGAGATAGCGCTCCTGCTTGCCCTTTTTGGCGCGGAACAGCGGCGGCTGCGCGATATAGAGGTAGCCGCCCTCTATGATCTCCAGGAACTGGCGGAAGAAGAGGGTGAGCAGCAGGGTGCGGATGTGCGAGCCGTCAACGTCGGCGTCGGTCATGATCACGATCGTGTGATAGCGCAGCTTCGAGACGTCCTTCTCGTCCGCCACGCCCATCCCGAGCGCAGTGATCAGCGTGCGCAACTCGGCCGAGGAGAGCATCTTGTCGATGCGCGCGCGCTCGACGTTGAGGATCTTGCCGCGCAACGGCAGGATCGCCTGGGTGCGGCGGTCACGCCCCTGCTTGGCCGAGCCGCCGGCCGAGTCGCCCTCGACGATAAACAGCT from Candidatus Binataceae bacterium includes the following:
- the pstS gene encoding phosphate ABC transporter substrate-binding protein PstS — its product is MRQTLLSVGMAVGLTLLGCTPARSQLLINGAGSTFGYPIYSKWFDAYTKVDPSVRFNYQSIGSGGGINMLLNRTVDIGASDAPLTAEQIKRAPAPVLHFPTVLGAVSIAYNLPGLKGTLRLTGPVIADIYLGKITQWSDPAVAQLNPGMTLPAKPITVVHRSDGSGDTYIFADYLSKISPEWASKVGTSTALKWPTGLGGKGNEGVTALVTQTPYSIGYVTLIYALQIHQPVAEVQNRDGVWIMPSLKSVTAAAAGAASNMPSDFRVSIVNAPGHDAYPISSFTWMIVYARQEDAKKGAAIKKFLSWMLEQGQRYASAMNYAPLPPEVVTLEQAQLEKLEVASK
- a CDS encoding CoA transferase, which codes for MSKALDGINLVEFSSNLGAAYAAMLLAEQGARALRVEPPGGAPCRGTPHFHVLNRSKRALFLDLDSSQGRARVERLLRWADIAVLGDPLARVRARGLDYAALCRINPRLVVLHLPPLGSRGPLADFDAGDELVSALGGVYGSQWAASGNPVALHFPAASYSAGVLGAAAAAAALHACESGGQGQLVEVSLLAGALSLQTGGVMRHEKMTRMHEGPADPLGPIPCYRLFRAADGEYLFIACGNATFFNKLALALDRPEMVADPRFEGAPWGVAPPHRQTLKDLIQKHIATRPRAEWLRILRQNDIPCAPVLMRSEFIGDPQVRALAMRREIDDPTLGKTFQIGIPVTLNDTPGEIAGSAPALRDDPVVEAWLAATPARQSSLAGATARAAGAHSFARGPLDGVLVLDFCSYIAGSYGPMILSQMGAEVIKIESLEGDAFRHFGFGFLGWNQGKRALALDLASAEGREIVHGLVRRAGIVVENLRPGRMRRFGMDYEALAALNPRLIFMSVNGFGNHGPEHNQPGFDPLLQARSGVMAAEGGHGHPPLYLTCAICDYGAAMLSAFGCVLALRARERTGRGQFCETSLLQSSMAFQAGEFIFYDGRPDLENSRPESRGRSALCRAYQCRDDGWLFVDAKAPAHWDALCQICGISAAASFAAAAAEPEDGTVASALAEAFARMERAAALDALGRAGVPAISVHRYGDLFDDPQVRANDLLAELHHSQWGAVVQTGLLAKFSATPGRVERAAPLLGEHTDEILARYLGYDRERIADLRRRRIVK
- a CDS encoding amidase; this translates as MANKELLEFDVAALAPKLRAKEISPVELTQAYLDRIEEVEERVLSYITVTADAAREMARKAEAEIAAGRWRGPFHGVPIGLKDLCYTRSILTTGGSKILADFVPGYDCTVWSRLAQAGAVLLGKLNLHEFAYGATSNNPHWGAVHNPYHLDHIPGGSSGGSAAAIVARTAAATIGTDTGGSIRIPAACCGCVGLKQTWGRVSRWGVMPLADTLDHTGPITRSVRDAALMLNVIAGHDPNDATSSCEPVPDYTGRLGGDLKGVRVGVIRELNSGLSDDVARVFGAAQRQLEELGATVEEVSVPALAEGAMVTMVVLMAEALEFHEQWIRERSADYGADVRSLLEISMTITAANYVRAQRERNLMLADTMRALEGRAALLAPTLAATAPRIDDAQYDVISNMVRFTGPFNATGQPVVAIPIGLSRDAMPLSMQIIGRPFDEVTVLQVADAYERARGPLAAPKL
- a CDS encoding LLM class flavin-dependent oxidoreductase translates to MAKSLGISLAPFSGIPYPDLTRLACEAEDTGFSGVFIPEAANDGLMCCYAIARATSRITIATWIVNIYFREPALCAAASEMVQTESGGRFILGLGVSHRPAMESLGIQMGNARDRLRAYTAFLRKALAGEPVGAFGRAYRKPAKPVPIYFAALALETARLGGEIADGLMLYLASPERMRASAAVAHAAARAAGRQPSDVAITMGVPAFIDDDRVRALDAARRALSFYASLPFYNRLLARSGFAAEAARVMEAAKRRDASAMAAALTDKMADTVALIGPPARCVERLAEYRAAGAELPIIVPNQVGDDYLTTVRKALKVFTATL